The sequence GCTCGCCAAGCGACGCCACCGCCGCCCCGAGATGCGCCCTCATCTCCTGCCTCTCCAATGTCTCCGACGGAATCTCCCGCCAGTCGGCGATTTGCAGCGGCGTGTAGTCCCCTTCTTCTTCCTCGGGTTGCAGATCGTCCAGCAAAACCTCGCGATTTCGCCGCAACCGCATCCGGGCTTCATTCACCGTTATGCTGAAAACCCACGTCGAAAACTTGCAGTCTCCGCGAAAGCTCTTCAGGTTGCGAAACGCCTTGAGGATCGCCTCCTGCGCAACCTCTTCCGCATCGGCCTCGGCCCGCACGATATCCAGCGCCGTGAAGTACAGTCGCCGCTCGATCGGCGCGACAAGCTCGTAAAACAGCTCAAGCTCGCCCGCGAGAACCCGATCGATCAGTTCCCGCTCGCGCAGCGCGGCACCCGCATCCTCTTTTTCAACGGCCTTCGCCAAGACTCGCTCCAGACAGATGGGCCCTGTCGCAAAGATGTCCGCCAGCACAGAAAGTTACAGTTCTCGTTAAGAAAACGTCATCCCGAGCGAGCGAGGGGTCCCGCGCGTTTTCTCCAGCCCGGGAAACCCGAGTCGAGGGACCGGTATTTTCCCGCGAACGGACGAACCTTCGTGCCCCACAAATCCTCAAATTTGTAACTTTCTCCCTCCCCACACATCTCAACCACGTCGAGGTGTACTTTGCCGTCCCAATCAGTAACCGAACCAAACCAGGAAACCGCTATCGCTGAAGACCACTCCTCCGAGCGAACCCCGATCCTGCTCTCCATTACATCTGTGGCTGGCGGAATCATCCAGGGGGCCTGCGCCATCCTCGTCGCCAGCAGTACGGCAAAGATTTTTCTCGGAATCGCCGCTCTTGCCGCCGCCCTCAAGACCTCCGAACTTCACGCCAACATCGTCCGACTCCCACTCATGGCCATTTCCACCATCCTCGCCCTCATCACGCTCGTCGTACTCTGGAACGCGCACCGCCTGCGCAATCTCCCCTCCGCTCGCTGGCGCAAACGCGCCCTCACCGCTCGCCAGAAAGCCGGCTTTGCCTTCAGCTTTGCGGCTTCCGTCCTTACCCTCGTGCTGGTCATAGCCGAGGCCACGATTCACCCATTCTTCAGCCACTAGCCCCACCGGGCATATTGGACGGCACTGGTCCCGAATGCCGCAGGGACACTCGCGATTTCGAGCTTGCACCCCCCTGGGTCTCGATCTAAGAACGGCTTGGGACGAGGGGTTCCGGAGGGCTGCCAGGTTCCGCCACCCTGCTCAATGCACCTCTCCCGATGGGGTTAAGGCCCGGATATTGGCCTATTTCGCGCCCCGGAACACTGTTTATAGCCTTGACATCAGGCCGGATGGGGGTACCATATATACATCACCTCCGATCCGCTTCAGGATCGAATGGGCTTGTGGTCAAGGAAACGTCACCGCTCCTTGGCGACAGGCCCATTTTAATTTTCTATACTCCGAATCGGAGTCTACCCATGCATCACCCCAGGTTCCCTCGACTCGTCCTCGCGATCCTTCTTCTCTGTTTCCTTCCTCTCCGGGCCCAGGAACCCGGTGCCTACGAGAAAGAGTCGCTCCGAGTTCTCTTCATCGGCAACAGCTACACGTACTTCAATAATCTGCCCGAGATGTTCGCCCGGCTGGCCGAAGCTGGCCATCAGAAAAAGATCGTCTACGAGATGCAGGCTCGCGGCGGTCTCAGCCTGAAGGATCACTGGAATCGCACCGCAACCCGCAACGCCCTCGCAAATGAAAAGTGGGATTATGTCGTCCTGCAGGATCAAAGCACCCTCGGAAACAATTTCTACTTCGAAGGCAAGCGCCGAATCTTCTCCGACGAACTGTTCCATACCTACGCGGTGGATTTCGCAAACGCAATCAAGGACGCCGGAGCCATCCCCGTCTTCTACCTGACATGGGCGAGCAAGACAGTCCCCGAGAATCAGGCCGCCCTGAACGCCGCTTACATGCGCGTAACTCGCGAAACCAAGGGCATTGTCTCCCCCGTCGGAATCGCATGGGCCGAAGTCGAAAAAGAAGAGCCATCCATCAATCTCTTCTATCGCGACAGCTCCCACCCATCTCCCGCCGGAACCTATCTCAGCGCATGCGTCTTCTACGCCACGCTCTTCGGACGCAGCCCTGTCGGCCTGCCCTCTCGGCTCAGCGTCGGTCCTGTGAACCTCTATCCCGGGACCCCATCTCCCGGCAAGAACGCCGTGCTCATCGACCTCCCACCCGCGCAAGCTCGCAAACTTCAGCAGGCTGCATGGGATGCATCCGTCTACGTCCGCCTCCACGGCACCGACATCCCGACGACTCTGCCCCCAGCACCTGCCGTGCCCGCAACGCCGCCCGGGGAAGACCATGGGCGCGAGTAACCAAACTTTCCTGCAGCACCCCCTAGTTTTGCTCTCGTTTTATTTCAACGA comes from Terriglobia bacterium and encodes:
- a CDS encoding sigma-70 family RNA polymerase sigma factor; the protein is MAKAVEKEDAGAALRERELIDRVLAGELELFYELVAPIERRLYFTALDIVRAEADAEEVAQEAILKAFRNLKSFRGDCKFSTWVFSITVNEARMRLRRNREVLLDDLQPEEEEGDYTPLQIADWREIPSETLERQEMRAHLGAAVASLGERYREVLILRDMNGLSIAETSKALNITEANVKVRLLRARLMLRDYFVEHSLLQKPQKAGRAR